A genomic region of Trifolium pratense cultivar HEN17-A07 linkage group LG3, ARS_RC_1.1, whole genome shotgun sequence contains the following coding sequences:
- the LOC123913468 gene encoding zinc finger CCCH domain-containing protein 66-like — protein sequence MCNGSNRNPSQTGLIREHEYRRQEELHHMISALLEFSAKDDVIAFKDAVEKDGCDVDEVGLWYGRRVGSKEMSYEERTPLMIAALFGSKGVLSYILETGRVDVNRACGSDGATALHCAVFGCSADSVEVIKLLLDASADVSSVDANGNRCIDLIVLVSNSIFGSRKRILAILEGEDDVDYDGDDCLKEAGFQMGKLQQDSGSPQIEKKDYPIDPSLPDIKNAIYSTDEFRMYTFKVKPCSRAYSHDWTECPFAHPGENAKRRDPRKYHYTCVPCPEFRKGSCTKGDACEYAHGIFESWLHPAQYRTRLCKDETECTRRVCFFAHKPEELRPVYASTGSALPSPTSYSNSPSPSSMDSFTLNSPSAAMPPLNPSAVSSPLGGTMWPTQSYAAIPTLQMPKTRLNNAHNARDNIELLELENCLMRKLMIEEMTGLSSPSNRFSGVNLTNQEDIFLSPRQSQTPMQVHQNLNQQMWGYPSDITNSNVIGSPQFKADPSTNSRYDAFSKRSNSFIERSSRSSFNSEFPSATSVAASPSNFSGWGSPDGKLDWSVRGDELNKMRKSYSLVFQNTNSFSTMAAPNVEVEVEDDQQCHNQDAVLSLPEQLYTDLEQMVM from the coding sequence ATGTGTAACGGTTCAAATAGAAACCCTTCTCAAACAGGTTTGATTAGGGAACATGAATATAGAAGACAAGAAGAACTTCATCATATGATTTCTGCATTGCTTGAGTTTTCAGCCAAAGATGATGTAATAGCTTTCAAAGATGCGGTTGAAAAAGACGGTTGTGATGTCGATGAGGTAGGGTTATGGTATGGAAGGAGGGTTGGCTCAAAGGAAATGAGTTATGAAGAAAGGACTCCTCTTATGATTGCTGCCTTATTTGGAAGCAAGGGTGTGTTGTCTTATATTCTAGAAACTGGTCGTGTTGATGTTAACCGAGCGTGTGGTTCGGATGGTGCTACTGCTCTTCATTGTGCTGTTTTTGGTTGTTCTGCTGATTCTGTTGAGGTTATCAAGCTTTTGCTTGATGCATCTGCAGATGTTAGTTCTGTTGATGCAAACGGTAATAGGTGTATTGATTTGATTGTTTTGGTTTCTAATAGTATCTTCGGTTCAAGGAAGAGGATACTAGCCATACTAGAAGGTGAAGATGATGTTGATTATGACGGCGATGATTGCCTTAAGGAAGCAGGTTTCCAAATGGGTAAACTGCAACAAGATTCAGGTTCACCTCAAATCGAGAAGAAAGATTATCCGATCGATCCATCGCTACCGGACATAAAGAATGCGATATATAGTACAGATGAATTTAGGATGTATACATTCAAAGTCAAGCCTTGTTCAAGGGCTTATTCTCATGATTGGACCGAGTGCCCCTTTGCTCATCCTGGGGAAAACGCAAAGCGCCGTGATCCGAGGAAATATCATTACACCTGTGTCCCTTGTCCTGAGTTTCGGAAGGGATCATGCACTAAAGGGGATGCTTGTGAATATGCACATGGTATTTTTGAGAGCTGGCTTCATCCTGCTCAATATAGAACGAGGCTATGCAAAGATGAAACTGAATGCACAAGAAGGGTTTGCTTCTTTGCTCACAAACCCGAGGAGCTTCGTCCGGTGTACGCTTCTACCGGTTCTGCTTTGCCTTCACCTACATCATATTCAAATTCACCTAGTCCTTCTTCAATGGATTCTTTCACACTGAACTCTCCATCTGCGGCGATGCCCCCTTTGAATCCGTCTGCAGTGTCTTCTCCTTTAGGCGGAACCATGTGGCCGACTCAGTCTTATGCTGCAATCCCTACACTTCAAATGCCGAAAACCAGATTGAATAATGCACATAATGCTAGAGATAATATTGAATTGCTCGAACTTGAAAACTGCCTTATGCGGAAGCTAATGATCGAAGAGATGACAGGTCTTTCATCTCCTTCAAATAGGTTTTCAGGAGTGAATCTTACTAACCAAGAAGACATTTTCTTGTCTCCGAGACAATCTCAAACACCAATGCAGGTGCATCAGAATCTAAACCAGCAAATGTGGGGCTATCCTTCTGACATTACCAATTCAAATGTGATTGGATCACCACAATTCAAGGCTGATCCATCTACGAATTCAAGATATGATGCGTTTTCGAAGCGGAGCAATAGCTTTATTGAGCGCAGCAGCAGGTCGAGCTTTAATTCTGAGTTTCCTTCTGCTACATCAGTTGCTGCATCGCCTTCAAACTTCTCCGGTTGGGGATCCCCAGATGGAAAATTAGACTGGTCCGTTCGTGGCGATGAACTCAACAAAATGAGGAAATCATATTCTTTAGTCTTTCAAAACACAAATAGCTTTTCAACAATGGCTGCACcaaatgttgaagttgaagttgaagatgatCAGCAATGCCATAATCAAGACGCGGTTCTCTCTTTGCCGGAGCAATTGTACACGGACCTTGAGCAGATGGTGATGTGA
- the LOC123915124 gene encoding F-box/LRR-repeat protein 4-like, translating into MDEDLYLPNECWESILKFLSDGHGDDNHYYFQALSVASKQFLSITNHLRFSLNIYGPTRPFIHRLFKRFTNLTSLDLTCFDGDLDALLSQISCFRLNLTSLNLSDQPAIPTNGLRAFSKKITTLTSLICSNIDYIYNSDLTLISDCFPLLEVLDLSNSNPFHVDFDITNVVVNAMLMALPKLRKVNFSRYNSSINDLSLLHLCKNCEFLEEVIMLKEGLFLTQHGVASAISERTTLRSISVICTSYDDNISSYFIDSLVNLKCLTCLDLSFSRISDQLLSSIAMGGLPLTRLVLQSCTGYSYDGIFSLLFKCRCIQYLDLQKAEFLTDHHVVKLSLFLGYSVSINLSYCNILTDSSLFALVRNCASLSEIKMEHTTIGRESVGKLSKSLVDFGVSPQLKSLHLASNSWLRDESIKMFAFIFPNLQLLDLRSCHGISEEGIFHVLRTGCKIRHLNLAYCVGVKLLGMNFEVPKLKVLDLSYTLVDDETLYIISKNCCGLLQLELKCCYHVTEKGVMHVLDNCTQLREINLGYCPRVHYNIVDKMVLSKPSLRKITAPPCYYSNEKKAEFFSRHGCRLKVLY; encoded by the coding sequence atggATGAAGATTTATATTTGCCGAATGAGTGCTGGGAATCTATCCTTAAATTTCTCAGCGACGGCCATGGAGACGACAACCACTACTACTTTCAAGCTCTTTCCGTCGCTTCTAAACAATTCCTCTCTATCACCAACCATCTTCGATTCTCTCTCAATATCTATGGTCCAACTCGCCCTTTCATTCACCGTCTCTTCAAAAGGTTCACCAATCTCACATCCCTCGACCTCACCTGCTTTGACGGTGACCTCGACGCCCTTCTTTCTCAAATCTCTTGTTTCCGGTTGAACCTCACGTCTCTCAATCTCTCTGACCAACCAGCCATTCCCACAAATGGTTTACGAGCTTTCTCTAAAAAGATTACAACTTTGACCTCTTTAATTTGTTCTAATATTGATTATATCTATAACAGTGACCTCACTCTTATATCTGATTGTTTCCCTTTACTTGAAGTACTTGATCTTAGTAACAGTAACCCTTTCCATGTTGATTTTGACATTACGAATGTTGTGGTAAACGCAATGTTAATGGCACTTCCTAAACTCCGCAAGGTTAATTTCTCTCGTTATAATTCCTCTATAAACGACTTATCGCTTTTACACTTGTGTAAGAATTGTGAGTTTCTCGAAGAGGTTATCATGCTGAAAGAAGGCCTATTCTTAACTCAACACGGCGTTGCTTCTGCCATCAGTGAGAGGACAACTTTGAGGTCTATATCCGTTATATGCACATCATATGATGACAACATTAGTTCATACTTTATTGACTCGCTGGTTAACTTGAAATGCTTAACTTGTCTTGATTTGTCGTTTTCACGTATCTCAGATCAGTTGCTTTCGTCTATTGCAATGGGAGGTCTTCCTTTAACAAGGCTTGTGCTCCAAAGTTGCACCGGTTATAGTTATGATGGaatcttttctttgttattCAAGTGTCGATGTATACAATATTTGGATCTTCAAAAAGCTGAGTTTCTAACTGATCACCATGTTGTCAAGTTATCTTTATTTCTTGGATATTCGGTGTCTATAAACCTTAGTTACTGTAACATTCTCACAGATTCATCCTTGTTTGCCCTCGTTAGAAATTGTGCTTCACTTAGTGAGATCAAAATGGAACACACTACAATCGGGAGAGAGAGTGTAGGGAAACTGTCTAAATCTTTGGTGGATTTCGGTGTAAGCCCTCAATTAAAATCTCTCCATCTTGCTTCCAATTCATGGCTAAGAGATGAAAGTATCAAAATGTTTGCTTTCATTTTCCCCAATTTGCAACTGCTTGATTTGAGGTCTTGCCATGGCATATCTGAAGAAGGTATTTTTCATGTTCTAAGGACAGGTTGTAAGATTAGACATTTGAATTTAGCCTACTGTGTCGGAGTGAAGTTGCTTGGAATGAACTTCGAAGTTCCTAAATTGAAGGTGTTGGACTTGTCATATACACTTGTCGATGATGAAACACTCTATATAATTTCAAAGAATTGTTGTGGGCTTTTGCAACTGGAACTGAAATGTTGTTATCATGTCACAGAAAAGGGAGTGATGCATGTGTTAGATAACTGCACGCAACTGAGAGAGATTAATCTGGGATATTGTCCTAGAGTGCATTATAATATTGTAGACAAGATGGTATTGTCAAAGCCATCATTGAGAAAGATAACAGCTCCACCTTGTTATTATTCCAATGAAAAAAAGGCGGAATTCTTCTCTCGTCATGGATGCCGTTTGAAAGTGCTTTACTaa